The nucleotide window CAGATTCCTGATGACGCCGGTGGCGGTATCAACCTCGATCTGATCGGTGTCGCTGAACTTGTCGATGTCGTCGCCGATCTCCAGCAGCACCAACCCCATATTGAAGCCGTTGCGGTAGAAGATGCGGGCAAACGACTTGGCGATGACCACGGGAATACCCGCGCCGAGGATGGAGATGGGCGCGTGCTCACGGGAGGAGCCGCAGCCGAAATTCTCGCCGCCGACCATGACGTCGTTATCCTTGACCCGCTTCACCCAGCCTGCCTCGAGGCCTTCCATGCAGTTGGCCCCCAGTTCCTTGGAATCGGTGGTGACCAGAAAACGGGCCGGGATTATGGCGTCCGTATCGATGTGGTCGCCCACTTTATGGGCGGTTCCGGTAACTTTCATTATATGACCCTCCTACAGCTTGGCCGGGTTGATGATCTCGCCTGCCACGGCGGAAGCGGCGGCCACGGCGGGGTTGGACAGGAAGACCTCGGACTGAAGCGAGCCCATGCGGCCCTTGAAGTTGCGGTTGGTGGTCGCGATGGCGCGTTCGCCGCCCGCCAGGATGCCCATATGGCCGCCCAGACAGGGGCCGCAGGTGGGCGGGCCCACGATACAACCGGAATCCATGAATATCTCCATCAACCCTTCCCGCATGCACGCCTTCCAGATGGCCGGAGTGGCGGGCAGGATGATGCACCGCACCTTGGGGTTCACCTGACGGCCCTTGAGAATGGCGGCTGCCACGCGCATGTCCTCGATGCGGCCGTTGGTGCAGGAGCCGATCACGGCCTGGTGGATCTTCAGCCCTGCGGTGTCGTCCACGGATTTGACGTTGTCGGGCAGATGCGGGCAGGCGACCTGCGGAGCCATGCCGGTGACGTCGATGTCGAGCACCTGCTCGTACTCGGCGTCCGCATCGGCGGTCATGGCTTCGCCGCCGGAGAAACCGGCTTTTTCAGCATAGTCCAGGGTCTTCCGGTCAACCGGGAACAGACCGACCTTGCCGCCGGCCTCGATGGCCATGTTGGCGATGGTCATGCGGCCCTCGATGGACATGTCGTCCACCACTTCACCGCCGTATTCCAGCGCCTTGTAGAGCGCGCCGGACACGCCGAGACGGCCGATCTGATTGAGCACGAAGTCCTTGGCTCCCACGTACTCGCCGGGGGTACCGGTCAGGTTGACCCTGATGGTGGGCGGCACCTTGAACCAGGTCTCGCCCAGCGCCATGGCCGCGCCCACGTCCGTGGAGCCCATGCCGGTGGCAAAGGCCCCCAGACCGCCGTAGGTGCAGGTGTGGGAGTCCGCTCCCACGACCACGTCACCGGGGCCGACGATGCCCTTTTCCGGGAGCAGCGCATGTTCCACGCCCACTTCGCCGCACTCGTAGTAATGGGTCACGCCCATCTCCTCGGCAAATTCCCGAACAACCTTCACCTGCTCGGCGGAGTCGATGTCCTTGTTGGGAGTGAAGTGGTCGCATACCAGGGAGACCTTGTCTTTATCGAACACCTTTTTTGCGCCCATGGCCTTGAAGGACTTGATGGCCAGGGGGGCGGTGATGTCGTTGGCCAGGACCATG belongs to Pseudodesulfovibrio portus and includes:
- a CDS encoding 3-isopropylmalate dehydratase small subunit is translated as MKVTGTAHKVGDHIDTDAIIPARFLVTTDSKELGANCMEGLEAGWVKRVKDNDVMVGGENFGCGSSREHAPISILGAGIPVVIAKSFARIFYRNGFNMGLVLLEIGDDIDKFSDTDQIEVDTATGVIRNLTTGVTVQAAAVPPFMQEILDAGGLVQYAKRKLA
- the leuC gene encoding 3-isopropylmalate dehydratase large subunit; the protein is MGQTLAEKILQKHTDQEVSGAGQIVQCSVDMVLANDITAPLAIKSFKAMGAKKVFDKDKVSLVCDHFTPNKDIDSAEQVKVVREFAEEMGVTHYYECGEVGVEHALLPEKGIVGPGDVVVGADSHTCTYGGLGAFATGMGSTDVGAAMALGETWFKVPPTIRVNLTGTPGEYVGAKDFVLNQIGRLGVSGALYKALEYGGEVVDDMSIEGRMTIANMAIEAGGKVGLFPVDRKTLDYAEKAGFSGGEAMTADADAEYEQVLDIDVTGMAPQVACPHLPDNVKSVDDTAGLKIHQAVIGSCTNGRIEDMRVAAAILKGRQVNPKVRCIILPATPAIWKACMREGLMEIFMDSGCIVGPPTCGPCLGGHMGILAGGERAIATTNRNFKGRMGSLQSEVFLSNPAVAAASAVAGEIINPAKL